Proteins encoded by one window of Gouania willdenowi chromosome 4, fGouWil2.1, whole genome shotgun sequence:
- the LOC114461898 gene encoding GRAM domain-containing protein 2B isoform X2 has protein sequence MLENKRERLKTFLRKIDEKAIVRIKHFMKESYPVETSGGGLPVKVKKSRSSLSNGSIKKVEARKALSLEAAQLEIQQQQKTLTRQVAVRSQTFDDSKGLEKTGGSVRQSSFMKHNKTFHKLFPDIPESEDLIHAYICALQKEVPYHGRLYITDTNACFHSSVLLKETKVLIPISSIYIVKKQNTALLVPNALSIRTTGGDKYLFVSLRNRESCFQLLRSLSPQLEDGSTTSSPVFSSAENSFDKSKPVNSSLSSLDESLDQFDGSETQSVDEQLLHRPHRDTMPIGGCSTFRGLHMQQSESSSSEELSVSGGSWVWSVTEKAKSLLVQRETNTLNTLLFIYLILVVLLLLSSGYIGLRIVALEEQLTSLGALPEFTLQSGYHQDT, from the exons ATGCTTGAAAACAAACGAGAGAGGTTGAAAACCTTCCTTAGGAAAATCGACGAGAAGGCCATTGTCCGGATAAAGCACTTCATGAAAGAAAG CTACCCAGTGGAGACCAGTGGAGGCGGCTTGCCCGTCAAAGTGAAGAAAAGCAGGAGCAGCTTGAGCAATGGCAGCATCAAGAAGGTAGAAGCCAGGAAAGCCCTGAGCTTAGAGGCAGCACAGCTTGAAATCCagcaacaacagaaaacactaACCCGACAAGTAGCCGTCAG GTCACAGACTTTTGATGACAGTAAAGGTTTGGAGAAGACCGGGGGCAGCGTGAGACAAAGT AGTTTCATGAAGCATAACAAGACATTCCATAAGTTGTTCCCAGACATTCCTGAGAGTGAAGACTTGATCCATG CATACATCTGTGCCCTGCAGAAGGAGGTTCCCTATCACGGTCGCCTGTACATCACCGACACCAATGCCTGCTTCCATTCCTCAGTGTTGCTGAAGGAAACTAAG GTGCTCATTCCCATTTCCTCCATCTACATCGTAAAGAAACAGAACACAGCGCTGCTCGTACCAAACGCCCTGTCCATCCGCACCACCGGGGGAGACAAG taccTGTTTGTATCTCTGAGGAACAGAGAGTCTTGTTTTCAGCTGCTGCGATCACTCAGTCCTCAGTTAGAG GATGGTAGCACCACTAGCAGCCCAGTGTTCTCCTCagctgaaaatagctttgataAAAGCAAACCCGTG aactCCAGCCTGTCCAGTCTAGATGAAAGCCTGGACCAGTTCGATGGCTCTGAGACTCAGTCTGTAGACGAGCAGCTGCTGCATCGACCACACAGAG ACACGATGCCCATCGGAGGTTGCTCCACCTTCAGGGGGCTGCACATGCAACAGAGCGAGAGCTCGTCTTCAGAGGAACTGTCTGtgtcag GTGGATCTTGGGTCTGGAGCGTGACGGAAAAAGCCAAATCGCTGCTGGTTCAGAGAGAAACCAACACCCTCAACACGCTGCTCTTTATTTACTTGATTTT ggttgtgctgctgctgctttcttcAGGCTATATTGGTCTGCGTATCGTTGCCCTGGAGGAACAGCTCACCTCCCTTGGCGCGCTTCCCGAGTTCACCTTACAGAGCGG GTACCACCAAGACACATAA
- the LOC114461898 gene encoding GRAM domain-containing protein 2B isoform X1, giving the protein MLENKRERLKTFLRKIDEKAIVRIKHFMKESSYPVETSGGGLPVKVKKSRSSLSNGSIKKVEARKALSLEAAQLEIQQQQKTLTRQVAVRSQTFDDSKGLEKTGGSVRQSSFMKHNKTFHKLFPDIPESEDLIHAYICALQKEVPYHGRLYITDTNACFHSSVLLKETKVLIPISSIYIVKKQNTALLVPNALSIRTTGGDKYLFVSLRNRESCFQLLRSLSPQLEDGSTTSSPVFSSAENSFDKSKPVNSSLSSLDESLDQFDGSETQSVDEQLLHRPHRDTMPIGGCSTFRGLHMQQSESSSSEELSVSGGSWVWSVTEKAKSLLVQRETNTLNTLLFIYLILVVLLLLSSGYIGLRIVALEEQLTSLGALPEFTLQSGYHQDT; this is encoded by the exons ATGCTTGAAAACAAACGAGAGAGGTTGAAAACCTTCCTTAGGAAAATCGACGAGAAGGCCATTGTCCGGATAAAGCACTTCATGAAAGAAAG CAGCTACCCAGTGGAGACCAGTGGAGGCGGCTTGCCCGTCAAAGTGAAGAAAAGCAGGAGCAGCTTGAGCAATGGCAGCATCAAGAAGGTAGAAGCCAGGAAAGCCCTGAGCTTAGAGGCAGCACAGCTTGAAATCCagcaacaacagaaaacactaACCCGACAAGTAGCCGTCAG GTCACAGACTTTTGATGACAGTAAAGGTTTGGAGAAGACCGGGGGCAGCGTGAGACAAAGT AGTTTCATGAAGCATAACAAGACATTCCATAAGTTGTTCCCAGACATTCCTGAGAGTGAAGACTTGATCCATG CATACATCTGTGCCCTGCAGAAGGAGGTTCCCTATCACGGTCGCCTGTACATCACCGACACCAATGCCTGCTTCCATTCCTCAGTGTTGCTGAAGGAAACTAAG GTGCTCATTCCCATTTCCTCCATCTACATCGTAAAGAAACAGAACACAGCGCTGCTCGTACCAAACGCCCTGTCCATCCGCACCACCGGGGGAGACAAG taccTGTTTGTATCTCTGAGGAACAGAGAGTCTTGTTTTCAGCTGCTGCGATCACTCAGTCCTCAGTTAGAG GATGGTAGCACCACTAGCAGCCCAGTGTTCTCCTCagctgaaaatagctttgataAAAGCAAACCCGTG aactCCAGCCTGTCCAGTCTAGATGAAAGCCTGGACCAGTTCGATGGCTCTGAGACTCAGTCTGTAGACGAGCAGCTGCTGCATCGACCACACAGAG ACACGATGCCCATCGGAGGTTGCTCCACCTTCAGGGGGCTGCACATGCAACAGAGCGAGAGCTCGTCTTCAGAGGAACTGTCTGtgtcag GTGGATCTTGGGTCTGGAGCGTGACGGAAAAAGCCAAATCGCTGCTGGTTCAGAGAGAAACCAACACCCTCAACACGCTGCTCTTTATTTACTTGATTTT ggttgtgctgctgctgctttcttcAGGCTATATTGGTCTGCGTATCGTTGCCCTGGAGGAACAGCTCACCTCCCTTGGCGCGCTTCCCGAGTTCACCTTACAGAGCGG GTACCACCAAGACACATAA
- the LOC114461898 gene encoding GRAM domain-containing protein 2B isoform X4, translating to MDQEKGFLNQQAADCHFSEDLGSYPVETSGGGLPVKVKKSRSSLSNGSIKKVEARKALSLEAAQLEIQQQQKTLTRQVAVRSQTFDDSKGLEKTGGSVRQSSFMKHNKTFHKLFPDIPESEDLIHAYICALQKEVPYHGRLYITDTNACFHSSVLLKETKVLIPISSIYIVKKQNTALLVPNALSIRTTGGDKYLFVSLRNRESCFQLLRSLSPQLEDGSTTSSPVFSSAENSFDKSKPVNSSLSSLDESLDQFDGSETQSVDEQLLHRPHRDTMPIGGCSTFRGLHMQQSESSSSEELSVSGGSWVWSVTEKAKSLLVQRETNTLNTLLFIYLILVVLLLLSSGYIGLRIVALEEQLTSLGALPEFTLQSGYHQDT from the exons ATGGATcaagaaaaaggctttttgaaTCAGCAGGCTGCTGATTGTCATTTCTCTGAGGATCTGGGAAG CTACCCAGTGGAGACCAGTGGAGGCGGCTTGCCCGTCAAAGTGAAGAAAAGCAGGAGCAGCTTGAGCAATGGCAGCATCAAGAAGGTAGAAGCCAGGAAAGCCCTGAGCTTAGAGGCAGCACAGCTTGAAATCCagcaacaacagaaaacactaACCCGACAAGTAGCCGTCAG GTCACAGACTTTTGATGACAGTAAAGGTTTGGAGAAGACCGGGGGCAGCGTGAGACAAAGT AGTTTCATGAAGCATAACAAGACATTCCATAAGTTGTTCCCAGACATTCCTGAGAGTGAAGACTTGATCCATG CATACATCTGTGCCCTGCAGAAGGAGGTTCCCTATCACGGTCGCCTGTACATCACCGACACCAATGCCTGCTTCCATTCCTCAGTGTTGCTGAAGGAAACTAAG GTGCTCATTCCCATTTCCTCCATCTACATCGTAAAGAAACAGAACACAGCGCTGCTCGTACCAAACGCCCTGTCCATCCGCACCACCGGGGGAGACAAG taccTGTTTGTATCTCTGAGGAACAGAGAGTCTTGTTTTCAGCTGCTGCGATCACTCAGTCCTCAGTTAGAG GATGGTAGCACCACTAGCAGCCCAGTGTTCTCCTCagctgaaaatagctttgataAAAGCAAACCCGTG aactCCAGCCTGTCCAGTCTAGATGAAAGCCTGGACCAGTTCGATGGCTCTGAGACTCAGTCTGTAGACGAGCAGCTGCTGCATCGACCACACAGAG ACACGATGCCCATCGGAGGTTGCTCCACCTTCAGGGGGCTGCACATGCAACAGAGCGAGAGCTCGTCTTCAGAGGAACTGTCTGtgtcag GTGGATCTTGGGTCTGGAGCGTGACGGAAAAAGCCAAATCGCTGCTGGTTCAGAGAGAAACCAACACCCTCAACACGCTGCTCTTTATTTACTTGATTTT ggttgtgctgctgctgctttcttcAGGCTATATTGGTCTGCGTATCGTTGCCCTGGAGGAACAGCTCACCTCCCTTGGCGCGCTTCCCGAGTTCACCTTACAGAGCGG GTACCACCAAGACACATAA
- the LOC114461898 gene encoding GRAM domain-containing protein 2B isoform X3 — protein sequence MDQEKGFLNQQAADCHFSEDLGSSYPVETSGGGLPVKVKKSRSSLSNGSIKKVEARKALSLEAAQLEIQQQQKTLTRQVAVRSQTFDDSKGLEKTGGSVRQSSFMKHNKTFHKLFPDIPESEDLIHAYICALQKEVPYHGRLYITDTNACFHSSVLLKETKVLIPISSIYIVKKQNTALLVPNALSIRTTGGDKYLFVSLRNRESCFQLLRSLSPQLEDGSTTSSPVFSSAENSFDKSKPVNSSLSSLDESLDQFDGSETQSVDEQLLHRPHRDTMPIGGCSTFRGLHMQQSESSSSEELSVSGGSWVWSVTEKAKSLLVQRETNTLNTLLFIYLILVVLLLLSSGYIGLRIVALEEQLTSLGALPEFTLQSGYHQDT from the exons ATGGATcaagaaaaaggctttttgaaTCAGCAGGCTGCTGATTGTCATTTCTCTGAGGATCTGGGAAG CAGCTACCCAGTGGAGACCAGTGGAGGCGGCTTGCCCGTCAAAGTGAAGAAAAGCAGGAGCAGCTTGAGCAATGGCAGCATCAAGAAGGTAGAAGCCAGGAAAGCCCTGAGCTTAGAGGCAGCACAGCTTGAAATCCagcaacaacagaaaacactaACCCGACAAGTAGCCGTCAG GTCACAGACTTTTGATGACAGTAAAGGTTTGGAGAAGACCGGGGGCAGCGTGAGACAAAGT AGTTTCATGAAGCATAACAAGACATTCCATAAGTTGTTCCCAGACATTCCTGAGAGTGAAGACTTGATCCATG CATACATCTGTGCCCTGCAGAAGGAGGTTCCCTATCACGGTCGCCTGTACATCACCGACACCAATGCCTGCTTCCATTCCTCAGTGTTGCTGAAGGAAACTAAG GTGCTCATTCCCATTTCCTCCATCTACATCGTAAAGAAACAGAACACAGCGCTGCTCGTACCAAACGCCCTGTCCATCCGCACCACCGGGGGAGACAAG taccTGTTTGTATCTCTGAGGAACAGAGAGTCTTGTTTTCAGCTGCTGCGATCACTCAGTCCTCAGTTAGAG GATGGTAGCACCACTAGCAGCCCAGTGTTCTCCTCagctgaaaatagctttgataAAAGCAAACCCGTG aactCCAGCCTGTCCAGTCTAGATGAAAGCCTGGACCAGTTCGATGGCTCTGAGACTCAGTCTGTAGACGAGCAGCTGCTGCATCGACCACACAGAG ACACGATGCCCATCGGAGGTTGCTCCACCTTCAGGGGGCTGCACATGCAACAGAGCGAGAGCTCGTCTTCAGAGGAACTGTCTGtgtcag GTGGATCTTGGGTCTGGAGCGTGACGGAAAAAGCCAAATCGCTGCTGGTTCAGAGAGAAACCAACACCCTCAACACGCTGCTCTTTATTTACTTGATTTT ggttgtgctgctgctgctttcttcAGGCTATATTGGTCTGCGTATCGTTGCCCTGGAGGAACAGCTCACCTCCCTTGGCGCGCTTCCCGAGTTCACCTTACAGAGCGG GTACCACCAAGACACATAA
- the LOC114461898 gene encoding GRAM domain-containing protein 2B isoform X5, producing MPTVSRYMSFRSSKRFKLSSSYPVETSGGGLPVKVKKSRSSLSNGSIKKVEARKALSLEAAQLEIQQQQKTLTRQVAVRSQTFDDSKGLEKTGGSVRQSSFMKHNKTFHKLFPDIPESEDLIHAYICALQKEVPYHGRLYITDTNACFHSSVLLKETKVLIPISSIYIVKKQNTALLVPNALSIRTTGGDKYLFVSLRNRESCFQLLRSLSPQLEDGSTTSSPVFSSAENSFDKSKPVNSSLSSLDESLDQFDGSETQSVDEQLLHRPHRDTMPIGGCSTFRGLHMQQSESSSSEELSVSGGSWVWSVTEKAKSLLVQRETNTLNTLLFIYLILVVLLLLSSGYIGLRIVALEEQLTSLGALPEFTLQSGYHQDT from the exons ATGCCTACTGTTAGTAGGTATATGAGTTTTCGATCATCAAAGCGATTCAAATTAAGCAG CAGCTACCCAGTGGAGACCAGTGGAGGCGGCTTGCCCGTCAAAGTGAAGAAAAGCAGGAGCAGCTTGAGCAATGGCAGCATCAAGAAGGTAGAAGCCAGGAAAGCCCTGAGCTTAGAGGCAGCACAGCTTGAAATCCagcaacaacagaaaacactaACCCGACAAGTAGCCGTCAG GTCACAGACTTTTGATGACAGTAAAGGTTTGGAGAAGACCGGGGGCAGCGTGAGACAAAGT AGTTTCATGAAGCATAACAAGACATTCCATAAGTTGTTCCCAGACATTCCTGAGAGTGAAGACTTGATCCATG CATACATCTGTGCCCTGCAGAAGGAGGTTCCCTATCACGGTCGCCTGTACATCACCGACACCAATGCCTGCTTCCATTCCTCAGTGTTGCTGAAGGAAACTAAG GTGCTCATTCCCATTTCCTCCATCTACATCGTAAAGAAACAGAACACAGCGCTGCTCGTACCAAACGCCCTGTCCATCCGCACCACCGGGGGAGACAAG taccTGTTTGTATCTCTGAGGAACAGAGAGTCTTGTTTTCAGCTGCTGCGATCACTCAGTCCTCAGTTAGAG GATGGTAGCACCACTAGCAGCCCAGTGTTCTCCTCagctgaaaatagctttgataAAAGCAAACCCGTG aactCCAGCCTGTCCAGTCTAGATGAAAGCCTGGACCAGTTCGATGGCTCTGAGACTCAGTCTGTAGACGAGCAGCTGCTGCATCGACCACACAGAG ACACGATGCCCATCGGAGGTTGCTCCACCTTCAGGGGGCTGCACATGCAACAGAGCGAGAGCTCGTCTTCAGAGGAACTGTCTGtgtcag GTGGATCTTGGGTCTGGAGCGTGACGGAAAAAGCCAAATCGCTGCTGGTTCAGAGAGAAACCAACACCCTCAACACGCTGCTCTTTATTTACTTGATTTT ggttgtgctgctgctgctttcttcAGGCTATATTGGTCTGCGTATCGTTGCCCTGGAGGAACAGCTCACCTCCCTTGGCGCGCTTCCCGAGTTCACCTTACAGAGCGG GTACCACCAAGACACATAA
- the LOC114461898 gene encoding GRAM domain-containing protein 2B isoform X6, whose product MPTVSRYMSFRSSKRFKLSSYPVETSGGGLPVKVKKSRSSLSNGSIKKVEARKALSLEAAQLEIQQQQKTLTRQVAVRSQTFDDSKGLEKTGGSVRQSSFMKHNKTFHKLFPDIPESEDLIHAYICALQKEVPYHGRLYITDTNACFHSSVLLKETKVLIPISSIYIVKKQNTALLVPNALSIRTTGGDKYLFVSLRNRESCFQLLRSLSPQLEDGSTTSSPVFSSAENSFDKSKPVNSSLSSLDESLDQFDGSETQSVDEQLLHRPHRDTMPIGGCSTFRGLHMQQSESSSSEELSVSGGSWVWSVTEKAKSLLVQRETNTLNTLLFIYLILVVLLLLSSGYIGLRIVALEEQLTSLGALPEFTLQSGYHQDT is encoded by the exons ATGCCTACTGTTAGTAGGTATATGAGTTTTCGATCATCAAAGCGATTCAAATTAAGCAG CTACCCAGTGGAGACCAGTGGAGGCGGCTTGCCCGTCAAAGTGAAGAAAAGCAGGAGCAGCTTGAGCAATGGCAGCATCAAGAAGGTAGAAGCCAGGAAAGCCCTGAGCTTAGAGGCAGCACAGCTTGAAATCCagcaacaacagaaaacactaACCCGACAAGTAGCCGTCAG GTCACAGACTTTTGATGACAGTAAAGGTTTGGAGAAGACCGGGGGCAGCGTGAGACAAAGT AGTTTCATGAAGCATAACAAGACATTCCATAAGTTGTTCCCAGACATTCCTGAGAGTGAAGACTTGATCCATG CATACATCTGTGCCCTGCAGAAGGAGGTTCCCTATCACGGTCGCCTGTACATCACCGACACCAATGCCTGCTTCCATTCCTCAGTGTTGCTGAAGGAAACTAAG GTGCTCATTCCCATTTCCTCCATCTACATCGTAAAGAAACAGAACACAGCGCTGCTCGTACCAAACGCCCTGTCCATCCGCACCACCGGGGGAGACAAG taccTGTTTGTATCTCTGAGGAACAGAGAGTCTTGTTTTCAGCTGCTGCGATCACTCAGTCCTCAGTTAGAG GATGGTAGCACCACTAGCAGCCCAGTGTTCTCCTCagctgaaaatagctttgataAAAGCAAACCCGTG aactCCAGCCTGTCCAGTCTAGATGAAAGCCTGGACCAGTTCGATGGCTCTGAGACTCAGTCTGTAGACGAGCAGCTGCTGCATCGACCACACAGAG ACACGATGCCCATCGGAGGTTGCTCCACCTTCAGGGGGCTGCACATGCAACAGAGCGAGAGCTCGTCTTCAGAGGAACTGTCTGtgtcag GTGGATCTTGGGTCTGGAGCGTGACGGAAAAAGCCAAATCGCTGCTGGTTCAGAGAGAAACCAACACCCTCAACACGCTGCTCTTTATTTACTTGATTTT ggttgtgctgctgctgctttcttcAGGCTATATTGGTCTGCGTATCGTTGCCCTGGAGGAACAGCTCACCTCCCTTGGCGCGCTTCCCGAGTTCACCTTACAGAGCGG GTACCACCAAGACACATAA
- the lim2.2 gene encoding lens intrinsic membrane protein 2.2, whose amino-acid sequence MLYTLAGGGTLCGVATLVLLIVSTATDFWMQYRYSGSSANQGLWRFCINHKCHAHTISVAFWDATRAFMLLAVLSCFAGVVLGLSAFTNGTKNRRVRTGGIALVLSGFLALLALAIYTGVTVTFFGKRFLDWRFSWSYILGWVAVLLAFAAGVFQLCAYQRTTAEPAPANNPET is encoded by the exons ATGCTGTATACTTTGGCGGGAGGAGGCACGCTCTGTGGCGTGGCCACCCTGGTGCTGCTCATCGTTTCCACGGCAACGGACTTCTGGATGCAGTACCGGTACTCGGGCAGCTCGGCCAATCAGGGGCTTTGGAGGTTTTGCATCAATCACAAATGTCATGCTCACACCATCTCTGTAG CTTTTTGGGATGCCACTCGGGCCTTCATGCTGCTGGCGGTGCTGAGCTGCTTTGCTGGGGTGGTGCTGGGCTTGAGCGCCTTCACCAATGGCACCAAGAACAGAAGGGTTCGCACTGGAGGTATTGCCCTGGTGCTGTCAG GGTTTCTGGCTTTGCTGGCACTGGCCATTTACACTGGAGTTACAGTCACTTTCTTTGGCAAACGCTTCTTGGACTGGCGCTTCTCCTGGTCCTACATCCTGGGCTGGGTGGCTGTTCTGTTGGCTTTCGCTGCAG GTGTTTTCCAGCTGTGCGCGTACCAGCGAACGACTGCAGAACCTGCTCCTGCAAACAACCCAGAAACCTGA